In Nicotiana tabacum cultivar K326 chromosome 21, ASM71507v2, whole genome shotgun sequence, one DNA window encodes the following:
- the LOC107771448 gene encoding 3-hydroxyisobutyryl-CoA hydrolase-like protein 5, which translates to MAQETVTPDGEVVVSEEVGNVRVVTLNRPKQLNVISSKVVKLLAENLEKWEKDENAKLVIIKGAGRAFSAGGDLKMFYDGRNSKDSCLEVVYRMYWLCNRIHTYKKPTVSLVHGISMGGGASLMVPMKFSVVTEKTVFSTPEASIGFHTDCSFSYILSRLPGRLGEYLGLTGARLNGKELVAAGLATHFVPLEKLPELEKHLLSLNTGDEAVVSSAIKEFSTDVQIDEESVLKKQAIIDECFSKDSVAEIISSFEAEAGKEGNSWIVPVLKGLKRSSPAGLKITLRSIREGRKQTLSESLKKEFRLTINILRARISGDVYESLTLTLLSLCSISPGTLLSTCNHRQWDPPTLEKLDDERVNLVFEPFEEDLELNIPENEQCRWDGKYEDSAYCHQ; encoded by the exons ATGGCTCAAGAAACAGTAACCCCAGATGGAGAG GTTGTTGTGTCTGAAGAAGTTGGAAATGTCAGAGTGGTGACCTTAAATCGCCCCAAGCAATTGAATGTCATTTCATCCAAAGTG GTAAAACTACTGGCAGAGAATCTGGAGAAGTGGGAGAAAGATGAGAATGCAAAACTTGTTATCATCAAG ggaGCTGGTCGGGCTTTTTCTGCTGGTGGGGATTTGAAAATGTTCTATGATGGCAGGAATTCAA AGGATTCCTGCCTCGAAGTTGTTTATCGAATGTATTGGCTCTGCAATCGCATTCATACATATAAAAAACCCACG GTTTCTCTTGTTCATGGAATATCAATGGGTGGAGGTGCATCCTTAATGGTTCCGATGAAGTTCTCCGTCGTGACAGAAAAGACA GTTTTTTCAACTCCTGAAGCAAGTATAGGCTTCCATACGGACTGTAGTTTCTCATACATTCTTTCTCGGCTTCCTGGTAGATTGG GGGAATACTTGGGGTTAACAGGAGCGAGGCTGAATGGTAAAGAGTTGGTTGCTGCTGGACTTGCAACACATTTTGTCCCTTTGGAG AAACTGCCGGAGCTAGAAAAGCACTTATTAAGCTTAAACACTGGCGACGAGGCTGTTGTCAGTTCTGCAATCAAGGAGTTCTCAACCGATGTTCAGATCGATGAAGAAAGTGTCTTAAAAAA GCAGGCAATAATTGATGAGTGCTTCTCCAAGGATTCTGTTGCAGAGATTATTAGTTCATTC GAAGCTGAGGCAGGCAAAGAAGGAAACAGCTGGATCGTGCCGGTGCTTAAAGGCCTAAAAAGATCATCCCCGGCAGGACTAAAAATTACTCTAAGATCG ATTCGGGAAGGGAGGAAGCAAACTTTGTCTGAAAGTCTGAAGAAAGAATTCAGACTTACAATCAATATACTAAGAGCAAGAATATCTGGTGATGTCTATGAG AGCCTTACACTAACTCTGCTCTCTCTTTGCTCCATTTCCCCTGGGACATTACTATCTACCTGCAATCATCGTCAGTGGGACCCCCCGACTCTTGAAAAGTTGGACGATGAACGAGTCAACCTCGTCTTTGAGCCATTTGAAGAAGATTTGGAGCTCAATATTCCAGAAAATGAACAGTGCAG GTGGGATGGAAAATATGAGGATTCAGCATATTGCCATCAGTGA